A single Zootoca vivipara chromosome 1, rZooViv1.1, whole genome shotgun sequence DNA region contains:
- the LOC118095479 gene encoding 10 kDa heat shock protein, mitochondrial isoform X2, translating into MAGQAFKKFLPLFDRVLVERCAAETVTKGGIMLPEKSQGKVLQATVVAVGTGSKSKEGDTRPVSVKVGEKVLLPEYGGTKVILDDKDYFIFRDGDILGKYVD; encoded by the exons GCAGGACAGGCATTTAAAAAATTTCTTCCCCTCTTCGACCGTGTATTGGTGGAAAGGTGTGCAGCTGAGACAGTAACTAAAGGAGGCATTATGCTTCCAGAAAAATCACAAGGAAAAGTGTTACAAGCCACTGTTGTGGCAGTTGGAACAGGCTCTAAAAGCAAG GAGGGAGACACTCGTCCAGTTAGTGTAAAAGTTGGTGAGAAGGTTCTGCTGCCGGAGTATGGTGGAACAAAAGTTATACTGGATGACAAG GACTATTTCATATTTAGAGATGGTGATATTCTTGGAAAATATGTGGACTGA